The nucleotide window GTCGAGCTGCTCCAGCGTCAGCAGGCCGGAGCGCAGCCCGTCGTCGATATCGTGGTTGTTGTACGCGATCTCGTCGGCAAGGTTGGCCAGCTGCGCCTCCAGCGACGGTTGCGTGCCTTCCAGGAAGCGCCGTCCCAGCTCGCCCAGCGCCGAGGCATTGACGCGCGAGCAATGCTTGAGGATGCCCTCGCGCGTCTCGAAGGTCAGGTTCAGCCCGTTGAAGCCGCCGTAGCGCTCTTCCAGCTCGTCCACCACCAGCAGGCTCTGCAGGTTGTGCTCGAAGCCGCCGTGGTTTTTCATGCACTGGTTCAGCGCGTCCTGCCCGGCATGGCCGAACGGCGTGTGGCCCAGGTCGTGCGCCAGCGAGATTGCCTCGACCAGGTCTTCATTGAGCCGCAGGTTGCGCGCGATCGAGCGGGCGATCTGCGCCACCTCCAGGCTGTGGGTCAGCCGCGTGCGGAACAGGTCGCCCTCGTGGTTGACGAAGACCTGAGTCTTGTACTCGAGCCGCCGGAACGCCGTGCTGTGGATCACGCGGTCGCGGTCGCGCTGGAATTCGCTGCGCGACAGCGACGCGGGTTCGGCGTGCACCCGCCCGCGCGTCTGCGCGGAGCGGGCGGCGTACGGGGCGAGGTGGCTTTCAAAGTCGGTCATGCAGCGCGTCCGGTGGCTGGGTCGGGGTGGCGAGGCATAACCGATCGGTCAGGCGACCGGTGCCTCGGTGGGAGGTTTCAGGACGGCGTGCGCCAGCGTTGCGCGCAGATCCGCGTCCGGCACGCTGGTGATGAACGCCTCGCCGAGCTTTTTCAGCAGGATGAACTTGATGCTGCCGGCCTCGGCCTTCTTGTCGACCTTCATCAGTTCGATATAGCGCTCGGCGCCCAGTTCCGGCGCCACCACCGGCAGCATCGCCGCCTGCGTGAGCGTGCGCACGCGCGCCAGCGTCTCGATATCGATAAAGCCCAGCCGGTGCGACAGGTCGGCGGCCATCACCATGCCGCAGCCGACGGCTTCGCCGTGCAGCCAGGCGCCGTAGCCCATGCCAGCCTCGATCGCATGGCCAAAGGTATGGCCGAAATTGAGGATGGCGCGCAGCCCGCCCTCGCGTTCGTCCTGCGCCACCACGCCGGCCTTGATTTCGCACGAGCGCTGCACCGCCACGGCCATCAGTTCGGGGTCGCAGTCGTTCAGCGCCTTGATGTTGCGCTCGATCCAGCCGAAGTACTCGGCATCGGCGATGGCGCCGTGCTTGATGACCTCGGCCATGCCGGCGGCCAGTTCGCGCGGCGGCAGCGTGCGCAGCGTGTCGATATCGGCGATCACCGCGTTGGGCTGGTGGAACGCACCGATCATGTTCTTGCCGAGCGGGTGGTTGATGCCGGTCTTGCCGCCCACCGATGAATCGACCTGCGCCAACAGCGTGGTCGGCATCTGGATGAACGGGACGCCGCGCATATAGCACGCGGCGGCAAACCCGGTCATGTCGCCGACCACGCCGCCGCCCAGCGCCACCAGCGTGGTCTTGCGGTCGGCGCCGGCCTGCAGCAGCGCGTCGAAGATCCGGTTCAGCGTTTCCCAGTGCTTGAAGGACTCGCCGTCGGGCAGCGTGACGGTGCGCACGGTCTTGCCCAGCGCGGTGAGCGTGGCCGCGACGCGCGCCGCATAGAGCGGCCCGACGGTTTCATTGGTGACGATGACGGCGTGCTGGCCGCGCACGTGCGGGCGCAGCAGCTCGGCGTTGTCGAGCAGGCCGGTGCCGATGTGGATGGGGTAGCTGCGCTCGCCCAGGTCGACTTCAAGGGTAATCATGGATTGGGGTCCTGCGCCGGGGGTTCGGCATCGTCCGCGGGCGGGGACGCCGGCTGCGGGGGATCGATCCGGAAACCGGCCATTTCAAGTTGCATCAACACCATATTAGCAAGCTGCGCCACCGAGGGCTTGCCGGTTTCGATGATGAAGTCGGCGACTTCGCGGTATAGCGGGTCGCGCTCGGCGTACAGCGCCTCGAGCTTGCCCTTGGGGTCCTCGGTCTGCAGCAGCGGGCGGTTGCGGTCGTGCCGAGTGCGCAGCCACAGGTCGTGCGGGCTGGCGCGCAGGTACACCACCGTGCCGCGGGCCTTCAGCACCGCGCGGTTCTCGGCGCGCAGCACGGCGCCGCCGCCGGTGGCCAGCACGATGCCCTGGCGCTGCGCCAGTTCGCGGATCATCGCGGCCTCGCGGTCGCGGAAGCCGGCCTCGCCCTCGAGTTCGAAGATCACCGGGATGCGCACGCCGCAGTGCGCCTCGAGCTCATGGTCGGAATCGAAAAACGGATAGTGCAGGCGCCGTGCCACCGTGCGGCCCACGGTGGTCTTGC belongs to Cupriavidus taiwanensis and includes:
- a CDS encoding shikimate kinase — protein: MGAGKTTVGRTVARRLHYPFFDSDHELEAHCGVRIPVIFELEGEAGFRDREAAMIRELAQRQGIVLATGGGAVLRAENRAVLKARGTVVYLRASPHDLWLRTRHDRNRPLLQTEDPKGKLEALYAERDPLYREVADFIIETGKPSVAQLANMVLMQLEMAGFRIDPPQPASPPADDAEPPAQDPNP
- the aroB gene encoding 3-dehydroquinate synthase, translated to MITLEVDLGERSYPIHIGTGLLDNAELLRPHVRGQHAVIVTNETVGPLYAARVAATLTALGKTVRTVTLPDGESFKHWETLNRIFDALLQAGADRKTTLVALGGGVVGDMTGFAAACYMRGVPFIQMPTTLLAQVDSSVGGKTGINHPLGKNMIGAFHQPNAVIADIDTLRTLPPRELAAGMAEVIKHGAIADAEYFGWIERNIKALNDCDPELMAVAVQRSCEIKAGVVAQDEREGGLRAILNFGHTFGHAIEAGMGYGAWLHGEAVGCGMVMAADLSHRLGFIDIETLARVRTLTQAAMLPVVAPELGAERYIELMKVDKKAEAGSIKFILLKKLGEAFITSVPDADLRATLAHAVLKPPTEAPVA
- a CDS encoding deoxyguanosinetriphosphate triphosphohydrolase, coding for MTDFESHLAPYAARSAQTRGRVHAEPASLSRSEFQRDRDRVIHSTAFRRLEYKTQVFVNHEGDLFRTRLTHSLEVAQIARSIARNLRLNEDLVEAISLAHDLGHTPFGHAGQDALNQCMKNHGGFEHNLQSLLVVDELEERYGGFNGLNLTFETREGILKHCSRVNASALGELGRRFLEGTQPSLEAQLANLADEIAYNNHDIDDGLRSGLLTLEQLDEVPMWARHRAEVADAFPGINGRRAINETVRRMINTLIVDLIETTSRNIADANPRNIDAVRAAGPLVGFSPQIHEEAAALKRFLFRHLYRHYLVMRMSAKAQRIVGDLFQAFMSDSRLLPPQYQAGHGGDQSRLIAHYIAGMTDRYAIREHRRIFAVSEGNAN